A region of Thermococcus barossii DNA encodes the following proteins:
- a CDS encoding ATP-binding protein has product MITQKFVDREEEIATLRRAFERGALVVVYGRRRVGKTRLLIEASKGFKTLYHLCKEEEPRETLKSLNAKLFSLTGDSSILRHPVSSFEEFFERLPEGVVVIFDEFQVLVRNHPRILGVLQEYWDFGGKGSLVLCGSSVSMMEELTSYGSPIYGRRTLSLKVQPLKFRHVGEFFPGYSLEDDVKVYGAVGGVPEYLLRLDPSLPPEENVRREFFGRGFLYEEAEYLLRYELRDLSTYNTILEAISYGYRSFNELKTATEIDGSKLTRYLSILMNLGIVGRELPVTATAKKRRRNSRYFIKDNYFAFYYTFVHPFKEEIELGIPDVAIEHFERSFNRYLGFTFEGIAREFLLEMNRAGKLPFRFTKIGRWWRKNEEIDLLALNERERKALFVEVKWKSLREREARGILKDLERKAELVGLEGWEKSYGLVARRIKDKEKLREEGYLAWDLGDFERLISSRGEV; this is encoded by the coding sequence ATGATTACGCAAAAGTTCGTTGACAGGGAGGAGGAAATCGCGACCCTGAGGAGGGCATTTGAAAGGGGCGCCCTCGTTGTGGTCTACGGAAGGAGACGAGTCGGGAAGACGCGGCTTCTCATCGAGGCCTCGAAGGGCTTCAAAACCCTCTACCACCTGTGCAAGGAGGAAGAGCCAAGGGAAACCTTAAAGTCCCTCAACGCAAAGCTCTTCTCGCTGACAGGGGATAGCTCTATCCTCAGACACCCGGTCAGCTCCTTCGAGGAGTTTTTTGAGCGGCTTCCCGAGGGAGTCGTGGTGATATTCGACGAGTTTCAGGTGCTGGTCAGGAACCACCCGAGAATCCTCGGCGTCCTGCAGGAGTACTGGGACTTCGGGGGGAAGGGCAGCCTTGTCCTCTGCGGCTCAAGCGTCTCGATGATGGAGGAGCTGACCTCCTACGGGAGCCCGATCTACGGCAGGAGGACGCTCTCTCTGAAGGTTCAGCCCTTAAAGTTCCGCCACGTGGGGGAGTTCTTCCCGGGTTACAGCCTCGAAGATGACGTCAAGGTTTACGGCGCGGTGGGCGGTGTTCCGGAGTACCTCCTCCGCCTTGACCCCTCGCTTCCGCCTGAAGAGAACGTACGGAGAGAGTTCTTTGGCAGGGGTTTTCTCTACGAGGAAGCTGAGTACCTGCTCCGCTACGAGCTCAGGGATTTGAGCACCTACAACACGATACTTGAGGCAATAAGCTACGGCTACCGCTCCTTCAACGAGCTGAAGACCGCGACGGAAATTGACGGCTCGAAGCTGACCCGCTACCTGAGCATACTGATGAACCTCGGCATCGTTGGGAGGGAACTGCCGGTCACGGCCACGGCAAAGAAGAGGCGGAGGAACTCCCGCTACTTCATAAAGGACAACTACTTTGCCTTCTACTACACCTTCGTCCACCCATTCAAGGAGGAAATCGAGCTCGGCATTCCGGATGTGGCTATTGAACATTTCGAGCGGAGCTTCAACCGCTACCTCGGCTTCACCTTCGAGGGCATCGCCAGGGAGTTCCTCCTGGAGATGAACAGGGCCGGAAAGTTACCGTTCAGGTTCACTAAAATCGGCAGGTGGTGGCGTAAGAACGAGGAGATTGACCTGCTCGCTCTGAACGAGAGGGAGAGAAAGGCGCTGTTCGTCGAGGTGAAGTGGAAAAGCCTGAGGGAGAGGGAAGCGCGGGGTATTTTGAAGGACCTTGAAAGAAAGGCTGAGCTGGTGGGTCTTGAAGGGTGGGAGAAGAGCTATGGCCTGGTGGCGAGGAGGATTAAAGACAAAGAAAAGCTGAGGGAAGAGGGCTACCTCGCCTGGGATTTGGGGGATTTCGAAAGGCTTATCTCTTCCAGAGGTGAAGTTTAA
- a CDS encoding aminotransferase class V-fold PLP-dependent enzyme gives MRRSLFPALKKFKAYLNTASTGLMPSTALLETTKLLNDVIEFNGEVNSVDYMDECVLKPLLDEAARLMKVSPENIGLSIQTTEGLRRILLSLEPKRGQNIVSLDTEFPTIPALLKSYSGRFNLELRVVENKNGVHCIEDIERAIDDGTFAVVLSSVNWVTGGRIDLRELSGVAHEHGALLIVDAVQHLGSLRLFPERKGIDALSAGGEKWLLSPDTGAGLIYVSDELLEEAEPIAGLLNSEPPTGEWGSWWGLPEKDPWGELKPARGAKRLDFGGGPPYLVAGAFLASLRLINEIGIEEIERHNLKLAGRIRDEALSSGLEVLAEGSPIVTIKTGLSYEEKERVYQKLAAEGISVSHRGVLGHYGIRASPHLYNGREDVEMFLEALFEGLGSGQS, from the coding sequence ATGAGAAGGAGCCTGTTTCCCGCTTTAAAAAAGTTTAAAGCCTACCTCAACACCGCGAGCACTGGTTTAATGCCCTCAACGGCCCTTCTTGAGACGACAAAGCTCCTCAACGATGTTATCGAGTTCAACGGCGAGGTCAACTCCGTCGATTACATGGACGAGTGTGTTCTGAAGCCCCTTCTGGATGAGGCCGCCAGGCTGATGAAGGTCAGTCCCGAAAACATCGGCCTCTCCATACAGACCACCGAAGGCCTCAGGAGGATTCTCCTTTCTCTTGAGCCGAAGAGGGGCCAGAACATCGTCTCCCTCGACACCGAGTTTCCAACGATACCGGCACTCCTCAAGAGCTACTCCGGACGTTTTAACCTCGAGCTCAGGGTGGTAGAGAACAAGAACGGGGTTCACTGCATCGAGGACATCGAGAGAGCGATAGACGACGGCACCTTTGCCGTGGTTCTGAGCAGCGTCAACTGGGTCACCGGCGGGAGAATCGACCTGCGGGAGCTTTCGGGGGTTGCCCACGAGCACGGGGCCCTGCTTATAGTCGACGCAGTCCAGCACCTCGGTTCCCTGAGGCTCTTCCCCGAGAGGAAGGGCATCGATGCACTCTCCGCAGGTGGCGAGAAGTGGCTCCTCAGCCCGGACACCGGGGCGGGACTGATATACGTCTCCGATGAGCTTTTGGAGGAGGCAGAGCCGATAGCGGGGCTGCTCAACAGCGAACCGCCGACGGGTGAATGGGGGAGCTGGTGGGGCCTGCCGGAGAAGGACCCCTGGGGAGAGCTGAAACCCGCCAGAGGGGCAAAGAGGCTTGACTTCGGCGGAGGGCCGCCCTACCTCGTGGCAGGGGCTTTCCTCGCGTCGCTGAGGCTGATAAACGAGATAGGCATCGAGGAGATAGAGCGCCACAACCTCAAACTGGCGGGCAGGATAAGGGACGAAGCCCTGAGTTCCGGTCTTGAGGTTCTCGCGGAAGGCTCCCCGATAGTCACAATAAAAACAGGGCTGAGCTACGAGGAGAAGGAAAGAGTGTATCAGAAGCTCGCCGCGGAGGGGATTTCAGTCAGCCACCGCGGCGTTCTCGGCCACTACGGGATAAGGGCCTCGCCGCACCTCTACAACGGGAGAGAGGACGTCGAGATGTTCCTTGAGGCACTGTTCGAGGGGCTCGGAAGCGGCCAAAGCTGA
- a CDS encoding asparagine synthetase A, with the protein MNALQIVTRKIEPVMEVQTRVIDYMTRYMVSQGFKWLLPVMLSSITDPLWPDPAAEEALKPPEVEVYGSRLRLTHSMILHKQMAVAMGIDRLFILSPNIRLEGRSADDGRHAYEFTQLDFEMAGASMDDVMGLIEGLISGLFKEARGWGLEREVPRVRPPFKRFTLEEIKAEFGDEDEASRVMKEPFWVTDIEREFYDREDPERPGHFRNYDLYLPEGYGEVSSGGEREWEYEVIVRKMKRAGISLDAFRPYLEVAKAGLLRPSAGAGIGVERLVRYMVGAKHIAEVQPFPRIPGVPAVI; encoded by the coding sequence ATGAACGCTCTCCAAATTGTGACCAGAAAAATTGAACCAGTTATGGAAGTTCAGACGAGAGTTATTGACTATATGACAAGATACATGGTGAGCCAGGGCTTCAAGTGGCTCCTTCCGGTCATGCTCAGCTCCATAACCGACCCCCTCTGGCCGGATCCAGCGGCGGAAGAGGCTCTGAAGCCGCCTGAAGTCGAGGTCTACGGTTCCAGGCTGAGGCTGACCCACAGCATGATACTCCACAAGCAGATGGCAGTTGCGATGGGCATCGATAGGCTCTTCATCCTCTCGCCCAACATCAGGCTTGAAGGTCGCTCGGCAGACGACGGCAGGCACGCCTACGAGTTCACCCAGCTGGACTTTGAGATGGCCGGCGCGAGCATGGACGACGTTATGGGCCTAATAGAGGGGCTTATAAGCGGACTGTTCAAGGAGGCCAGGGGCTGGGGCCTCGAGAGGGAGGTGCCAAGGGTCAGGCCGCCCTTCAAGCGCTTCACGCTGGAGGAGATAAAGGCGGAATTCGGAGATGAGGACGAGGCCAGCAGGGTTATGAAGGAACCCTTCTGGGTCACGGACATCGAAAGGGAGTTCTACGACAGGGAAGATCCGGAAAGACCCGGCCACTTCAGGAACTACGACCTCTACCTGCCGGAGGGCTACGGTGAAGTTTCGAGCGGCGGCGAGAGGGAGTGGGAGTACGAGGTCATCGTCAGGAAGATGAAGAGAGCCGGCATAAGCCTCGATGCTTTCAGACCCTACCTGGAGGTGGCTAAAGCAGGCCTGCTGAGGCCGAGCGCCGGAGCTGGTATAGGAGTTGAAAGGCTCGTCCGCTACATGGTGGGGGCAAAGCACATAGCCGAGGTTCAGCCGTTCCCGAGGATTCCGGGCGTTCCGGCGGTGATCTGA
- a CDS encoding Flp pilus assembly complex ATPase component TadA — protein MGVYIFTPEDLIRYGAATEEQFEVLKNAILSKKDILVVGSSRSGKTKLVEALMHFIPGDWKVAVITAYEEFKPFKPNIVVVDTKFDSQPLERRTSEVISKIKALNPDYVVIDTLHTVDVARIFRELIDDYAFIVTSLALTDDIKGEVKHWLRIDDETFDKFDIVVELKRDFRTGRKSINRIYEVKNGELRPVI, from the coding sequence ATGGGAGTGTACATATTCACGCCTGAGGACCTGATCCGCTACGGCGCCGCAACAGAGGAGCAGTTTGAGGTTCTGAAGAACGCGATTCTCTCCAAGAAGGACATCCTCGTGGTTGGTTCCAGCCGCTCCGGAAAGACCAAGCTGGTTGAGGCGCTGATGCACTTCATACCCGGCGACTGGAAGGTGGCCGTTATAACCGCCTACGAAGAGTTCAAGCCCTTCAAGCCGAACATCGTTGTGGTGGATACCAAGTTCGACAGCCAGCCCCTGGAGAGGCGCACCTCTGAGGTCATCTCAAAAATCAAGGCCCTGAATCCGGATTACGTCGTCATCGACACACTTCACACCGTTGATGTCGCGAGGATATTCCGCGAGCTTATAGACGACTACGCATTCATAGTGACCTCCCTCGCGCTGACCGACGACATAAAGGGCGAGGTTAAGCACTGGCTCCGCATAGACGACGAGACCTTTGACAAGTTTGATATCGTCGTGGAGCTCAAAAGGGACTTCAGGACAGGCAGAAAGAGCATAAACCGCATCTATGAGGTAAAGAACGGGGAGCTCAGGCCCGTTATTTAG
- a CDS encoding pyridoxal-phosphate-dependent aminotransferase family protein, whose amino-acid sequence MELRFEMEYEEAYREVYELVKPKYKLFTAGPVACFPEVLAIMSVQMFSHRSAEAKEVHVDTLNRLKAFLEADKGEIILFPSSGTGFMEAAVRNTVPRGGKVLVTTVGAFGNRFADVVEANGRKAILLRKEPGYAIKPEELDEALRKNPDVVAVTITYNETSTGVLNPLPELAKVVHEHDKLLFVDAVSAMGGADIKFDEWGLDMIFASSQKAFGVPPGLAVAAVSERVFEIAEKMPERGWYFDLPLYRKFNKKKKGTPSTPPLPQIFGLNVVLRIVEKMGGKKEWLDMYRKRSEMIREGVKEMGLGILAEPGYESPTITAVVVPEGMKGVDVYNAMRERGFELAKGYGSVAEKTFRIGNMGYMTFEDIEEMLANLREVIEKLKG is encoded by the coding sequence ATGGAACTCAGGTTCGAAATGGAGTATGAAGAAGCCTACAGGGAGGTTTACGAGCTCGTCAAGCCTAAGTACAAGCTCTTTACCGCCGGCCCCGTCGCATGTTTCCCCGAGGTTCTCGCGATAATGAGCGTTCAGATGTTCAGCCACCGCTCGGCCGAGGCGAAGGAGGTTCACGTTGACACTCTCAACAGACTCAAAGCATTTCTCGAAGCCGATAAGGGCGAGATAATTCTCTTCCCCAGCTCCGGAACCGGCTTCATGGAGGCGGCTGTAAGGAACACCGTTCCGCGCGGCGGCAAGGTTCTCGTTACAACCGTGGGAGCCTTTGGAAACAGGTTTGCAGACGTTGTCGAGGCCAACGGCAGGAAAGCCATCCTTCTCAGGAAGGAACCCGGTTACGCCATCAAGCCGGAGGAGCTCGACGAGGCTTTGAGAAAGAACCCCGACGTCGTTGCGGTAACCATAACCTACAACGAGACCTCAACCGGTGTCCTCAACCCGCTCCCCGAGCTGGCAAAGGTTGTCCACGAGCACGATAAGCTGCTCTTCGTCGATGCGGTCTCGGCGATGGGTGGCGCGGACATAAAGTTCGACGAGTGGGGCCTTGACATGATATTCGCCAGCTCGCAGAAGGCCTTCGGCGTCCCGCCGGGGCTGGCGGTTGCAGCGGTCAGCGAAAGGGTTTTCGAGATAGCCGAGAAGATGCCGGAGCGCGGCTGGTACTTCGACCTGCCACTCTACAGGAAGTTCAACAAGAAAAAGAAGGGGACGCCCTCAACCCCACCGCTTCCGCAGATATTCGGCCTCAACGTTGTCCTCAGGATAGTCGAGAAGATGGGCGGAAAGAAAGAATGGCTCGACATGTACAGGAAGAGGAGCGAAATGATACGCGAGGGAGTCAAGGAGATGGGTCTCGGAATCCTCGCCGAGCCCGGCTACGAGAGCCCGACCATTACAGCAGTGGTGGTGCCGGAGGGGATGAAGGGCGTCGACGTCTACAACGCGATGCGCGAGCGCGGCTTCGAGCTGGCCAAGGGCTACGGAAGCGTGGCCGAGAAGACCTTCCGCATTGGAAATATGGGCTACATGACCTTCGAGGACATCGAGGAAATGCTCGCCAACCTCCGCGAGGTCATAGAAAAGCTTAAGGGCTAA
- a CDS encoding MFS transporter — MERRRLAGIILLIISAFTGTIAFRLATPAIAFYTRDILKASMLSVSIVSMSFVLARALSSVFGGLMLERGKKLVYLGAMAMMGNAIAVQLYPLTSTWVQVAGIKLLNGFLNGLSWPMAQFVIAVATPKEIRARVTAVYFFFGSIASLLGNYVYAYTIDLGLGGQMWISSAFFVLTGLIMVASYALLYGLITPRRKETPGGERPSLDPKRILIIASLMAVIVAFTSGEITYVYVSEALGLEKARTATLIGWAGFLAAMLSYFASWIADVRSERRMVLLTSLMAALSPLLAAIKTAPTVFSGIFLALFAFQSFRPISRKVLASYHRSSLAIGGVNGVQNLSTFLGGMLFGFAYSLGELHGLVTLNLALLVFSPVSVALLWQGIRLKRRGD, encoded by the coding sequence ATGGAACGAAGACGCCTCGCCGGAATAATCCTCCTTATAATCTCGGCGTTCACCGGGACGATAGCCTTCCGTCTCGCTACTCCCGCGATAGCCTTCTACACGCGCGACATACTTAAGGCCTCGATGCTCTCCGTCTCGATAGTCTCGATGTCCTTCGTGCTCGCGAGGGCCCTTTCCTCGGTTTTCGGAGGATTGATGCTCGAAAGGGGAAAAAAGCTCGTCTATCTCGGCGCGATGGCAATGATGGGGAACGCAATAGCCGTTCAGCTCTATCCCCTCACCTCAACGTGGGTTCAGGTCGCCGGAATAAAGCTCCTTAACGGATTCCTCAACGGTCTGAGCTGGCCGATGGCGCAGTTTGTAATAGCCGTTGCCACGCCCAAGGAGATAAGGGCGAGGGTGACGGCGGTCTATTTCTTCTTCGGGAGCATAGCTTCCCTCCTCGGGAACTACGTCTACGCATACACCATAGACTTGGGGCTTGGGGGCCAGATGTGGATCTCCTCGGCCTTCTTTGTCCTCACGGGTCTGATAATGGTGGCCAGCTACGCCCTCCTCTACGGGCTGATAACGCCGAGGAGAAAGGAGACTCCCGGTGGAGAGAGGCCGAGCCTCGATCCGAAGAGGATTTTGATAATCGCATCGCTGATGGCGGTCATAGTGGCCTTCACCTCCGGCGAGATAACATATGTCTACGTCTCTGAGGCCCTGGGGTTGGAGAAGGCAAGGACGGCCACGCTAATCGGCTGGGCGGGGTTTCTTGCAGCCATGTTGAGCTACTTTGCCTCCTGGATAGCTGACGTGAGGAGCGAGCGGAGGATGGTGCTGCTCACGTCACTCATGGCAGCGCTCTCGCCACTACTGGCGGCGATAAAGACTGCTCCAACAGTCTTCTCTGGAATATTCCTTGCCCTCTTCGCCTTCCAGAGCTTCAGGCCGATATCGAGGAAGGTTCTCGCTTCCTACCACCGCTCTTCCCTTGCCATCGGAGGCGTCAACGGTGTTCAGAACCTCTCAACTTTCCTGGGAGGGATGCTGTTCGGCTTCGCATACTCTCTCGGCGAGCTTCACGGCTTAGTGACGCTCAACCTCGCCCTGCTCGTGTTCTCTCCCGTTTCCGTCGCACTTTTGTGGCAAGGAATCCGGCTTAAGAGGAGGGGTGATTAG
- a CDS encoding 50S ribosomal protein L16 produces MGLRPAKIDRDVDKPAYTRREYIRGAPGPKITIFDMGNLSAEFEYEVSLHAEQAMQIRQNALEAIRIQVNRYLQKNVGRSNYHFKIRVYPFQVLRENPMATGRKADRYGNGMRRPFGKPIGLAARVKKDQKILTVWVNENHLKFALGAMHRAKMKLPYSAYYRIYDREGNDITTKVLSTMKR; encoded by the coding sequence ATGGGACTGAGACCAGCCAAGATTGATAGGGACGTTGACAAGCCCGCTTACACGAGGAGGGAATACATACGCGGTGCGCCCGGTCCGAAGATAACGATATTCGACATGGGCAACCTCTCGGCCGAGTTCGAGTACGAGGTGAGCCTTCACGCCGAGCAGGCCATGCAGATAAGGCAGAACGCCCTTGAGGCCATCCGTATACAGGTTAACAGGTACCTCCAGAAGAACGTCGGAAGGAGCAACTACCACTTCAAGATAAGGGTCTACCCCTTCCAGGTTCTCCGCGAGAACCCGATGGCTACCGGAAGGAAGGCCGACCGTTACGGAAACGGTATGCGCAGGCCCTTTGGAAAGCCGATTGGCCTTGCCGCCCGTGTCAAGAAGGACCAGAAGATACTCACCGTCTGGGTGAACGAGAACCACCTCAAGTTCGCCCTCGGTGCCATGCACAGGGCCAAGATGAAGCTGCCCTACTCGGCGTACTACAGGATATATGACAGGGAAGGCAACGACATCACCACCAAGGTTCTCTCGACCATGAAGCGCTAA
- a CDS encoding RNA ligase, whose amino-acid sequence MVSSGFKAMLLKLGVPEERLSVLEGKGGIVEDEFNGIRYVRFRDSAKGFRRGTVVFENGDVVLGFPHIKRIIHLENGIRRVFKNRTFYVEEKVDGYNVRVVKVRDKILALTRGGFVCPFTTERIPDFVNEEFFRDYPNLVLAGEMAGPESPYIVEGPPYIKEDIQFFLFDIQEKGTGRSLPVEERLGLAEEYGIEHVETFGVYDRSKIDELYELIERLSRERREGIVMKTPDMRRIAKYVTPYANINDVRIGSHIFFDLPHGYFMGRIKRLAFYLAERKVKGEEFDEYARALGKALLRPFVESIHEVASGGEVEEVFTVRVKSISTAHKMVTHFERLGVKIHIEDIEDLKNGYWRITFKRVYPDATREMRELWNGLAFVD is encoded by the coding sequence ATGGTAAGCTCAGGTTTCAAGGCCATGCTCCTCAAGCTCGGCGTTCCTGAGGAGCGCCTGTCGGTTCTCGAGGGCAAGGGGGGCATAGTTGAGGACGAGTTTAATGGCATCAGATACGTTCGCTTCCGCGACTCAGCCAAAGGCTTCCGGCGCGGGACGGTGGTCTTTGAGAACGGTGACGTTGTTCTGGGCTTCCCTCACATAAAGCGCATCATTCATCTCGAAAACGGGATAAGGCGGGTCTTTAAGAACAGAACTTTCTACGTCGAGGAGAAGGTGGACGGCTACAACGTCCGCGTCGTGAAGGTGCGGGATAAGATTCTTGCCCTCACGAGGGGCGGCTTCGTCTGTCCGTTCACGACGGAGAGGATTCCCGACTTCGTGAACGAGGAGTTCTTCAGGGACTACCCGAACCTCGTCTTGGCAGGAGAGATGGCCGGACCGGAGAGTCCGTACATTGTCGAGGGACCCCCATACATTAAGGAGGACATCCAGTTCTTCCTCTTCGACATCCAGGAGAAGGGAACGGGGCGGAGCCTTCCAGTGGAGGAGAGGCTCGGGCTTGCTGAGGAGTACGGCATCGAGCACGTTGAGACCTTCGGCGTCTACGACCGCTCGAAAATCGACGAGCTGTACGAGCTAATCGAGAGACTCAGCCGCGAGAGAAGAGAGGGCATCGTCATGAAGACGCCGGACATGAGGAGAATCGCGAAATACGTCACTCCCTACGCCAACATCAACGACGTTAGGATAGGCTCCCACATATTCTTTGACCTTCCTCATGGTTACTTCATGGGGAGGATTAAACGCCTCGCCTTTTACCTGGCGGAGAGGAAGGTGAAGGGCGAGGAGTTCGACGAGTACGCCAGGGCCCTTGGAAAGGCCCTTTTGAGGCCCTTCGTCGAGAGCATCCACGAGGTTGCCAGCGGCGGGGAGGTCGAGGAGGTCTTCACGGTGCGGGTGAAGAGCATCAGCACCGCACACAAGATGGTGACCCACTTCGAGAGGCTTGGGGTCAAGATACACATCGAGGACATCGAGGATCTGAAGAACGGCTACTGGAGGATAACCTTCAAGCGGGTCTATCCCGACGCCACGCGGGAGATGAGAGAGCTGTGGAACGGGCTGGCGTTTGTGGACTGA
- a CDS encoding ATP-binding protein — MSELFVNRIRELEALRKAYLSERKELILVYGRRRIGKTELVKRSVEGIPHVYFFAEEALESENLSTFRGLVGKALKNPLIGRAELSWEELFELLDGSGVVVIIDEFPNLIRQNPGMLSKFQKIWDGSRGLKLVLTGSSVSVMESQVLGHRSPLYGRRTLSLRLNPLIFFHLREFFPDRGWEELVRIYGITDGIPAYIQEVRFRLSAGERLEEVFRPNKPLFDEAEFLLRSELREPRRYFSILRAIAFGKTRFGEIVSFTGLPSSTVSKYLDNLQELHIVEERHPVGEPERRRNARYYISDLYFTFWFRFVYPNRSQLLEYGHIEGFEEEYNRYLGFVFEKVAEQFLVKLSKSGNLPFRFTKIGRWWRKNEEIDMLAMNEREKRALFVEVKWKSLGEREARGILRDLERKSELVGLDDWEKGYGLVAKEVGSKEELRENGYLVWDLGDFERLISFEGKV, encoded by the coding sequence ATGAGTGAACTATTCGTGAACCGCATCCGGGAACTGGAGGCACTGAGGAAGGCTTACCTAAGTGAGCGGAAGGAGCTGATACTGGTCTACGGGCGCAGGAGGATAGGGAAGACCGAGCTCGTGAAGCGGTCGGTTGAAGGGATTCCGCACGTTTACTTCTTCGCCGAGGAGGCCCTTGAAAGTGAGAACCTCTCGACCTTCAGGGGACTCGTCGGGAAGGCCCTTAAGAACCCCCTGATCGGCAGGGCCGAGCTCTCGTGGGAGGAGCTGTTCGAACTTCTCGACGGCTCCGGAGTGGTGGTTATAATAGACGAGTTCCCGAACCTCATCAGGCAGAACCCCGGGATGTTATCAAAGTTCCAGAAAATCTGGGACGGCTCAAGGGGTCTGAAGCTCGTTTTAACCGGCTCCTCGGTTAGCGTGATGGAGAGTCAGGTTCTCGGCCACAGGAGCCCGCTCTACGGCAGGAGGACGCTCTCCCTGCGGCTCAACCCCCTAATTTTCTTCCACCTGAGGGAGTTCTTTCCAGACAGGGGCTGGGAGGAGCTGGTGAGGATTTACGGGATAACCGACGGCATTCCCGCGTACATCCAAGAGGTTCGCTTCAGGCTCAGTGCCGGTGAGAGGCTCGAGGAGGTTTTCCGGCCCAACAAGCCCCTCTTTGATGAGGCCGAATTCCTCCTGAGGAGCGAGCTGAGGGAGCCGCGGAGGTACTTCTCAATACTCAGGGCGATAGCCTTTGGGAAGACGAGGTTTGGGGAGATAGTGAGCTTCACCGGTCTGCCAAGCTCGACGGTTTCAAAGTACCTCGACAACCTGCAGGAGCTCCACATAGTCGAGGAGAGGCATCCCGTTGGCGAGCCCGAGCGGAGGAGGAACGCGAGGTACTACATAAGCGACCTGTACTTCACCTTCTGGTTCCGCTTCGTCTACCCCAACCGCTCCCAGCTCCTTGAGTACGGCCACATCGAGGGCTTCGAGGAGGAATACAACCGCTACCTTGGCTTCGTCTTTGAAAAGGTCGCCGAGCAGTTCCTGGTAAAGCTCAGCAAGTCCGGAAACCTGCCCTTCAGGTTCACAAAGATTGGCCGCTGGTGGCGTAAGAACGAGGAGATTGACATGCTCGCCATGAACGAGAGGGAGAAAAGAGCCCTCTTCGTGGAGGTTAAGTGGAAAAGCCTGGGGGAGAGGGAAGCGCGGGGGATACTCAGGGATTTGGAGCGGAAGAGCGAGCTGGTGGGTCTTGATGACTGGGAGAAGGGCTATGGCCTGGTGGCGAAGGAAGTTGGGAGCAAGGAGGAACTCAGGGAAAACGGTTACCTCGTCTGGGATTTGGGGGATTTCGAAAGGCTTATTTCTTTTGAGGGCAAAGTTTGA
- a CDS encoding AAA family ATPase, whose translation MLFSPYPKTRREELFDREVELGELESSVERGERLVLLLGLRRLGKSSLLNVALNELPNPSIKIDVRKTYSEFSSVNRYVIGKMLLSGMSGKKRLVEEARAFLERVRGVSVSGFRVEITSRDFSITELLEALNDYGEEAGRVVIAFDEAQYLRFGGATRYDGILAYAVDNLPNLTFILTGSEVGLLFDFLKPDDPNAPLFGRYHHDIALERFEPGLSAEFLRRGFEEVGVEVREREIEDAVEKLDGIPGWLALYGYTRVTRKLRHGEAIEEVLREAKSIADGELSRLFAYSPRYRVILKAVALGYSRWKDIKDYVTLKLGYVNDSNFSALLENLVKSGYVEKREGRYTIPDPVLERVFREL comes from the coding sequence ATGCTGTTCTCACCCTACCCAAAGACCAGAAGGGAGGAACTGTTCGACAGGGAGGTGGAGCTGGGGGAGCTTGAAAGCTCCGTGGAGCGCGGGGAGAGGCTGGTCCTCCTCCTCGGGTTGAGAAGGCTCGGCAAAAGCTCACTCCTGAACGTTGCGCTGAACGAGCTCCCAAACCCCTCAATCAAGATAGACGTCCGGAAAACATACTCGGAGTTCTCCTCGGTGAACAGGTACGTAATCGGAAAGATGTTGCTCTCGGGGATGAGCGGGAAGAAGAGGCTGGTCGAGGAGGCAAGGGCCTTCCTTGAGAGGGTTCGCGGGGTCAGCGTTTCCGGCTTCAGGGTCGAGATAACTTCGCGGGACTTTTCAATAACTGAACTCCTTGAGGCGCTCAACGACTACGGTGAAGAGGCCGGCAGGGTCGTCATAGCCTTCGACGAGGCTCAATACCTGCGTTTCGGGGGAGCCACAAGGTACGATGGGATTTTAGCTTACGCCGTGGACAACCTGCCCAACCTGACCTTCATCCTGACCGGCTCGGAGGTGGGTCTTCTCTTTGACTTCCTCAAGCCGGACGACCCAAATGCCCCCCTTTTCGGCAGGTACCACCACGACATAGCCCTGGAAAGGTTTGAACCGGGGCTGAGTGCCGAATTTTTGAGGAGGGGATTTGAAGAGGTGGGGGTTGAGGTGAGGGAGCGCGAGATTGAAGATGCGGTGGAGAAACTCGACGGGATTCCCGGCTGGCTGGCCCTCTATGGCTACACCCGCGTCACGAGGAAGCTCAGACACGGGGAGGCCATTGAGGAGGTTCTGAGGGAGGCCAAATCAATAGCGGATGGCGAGCTTTCGAGGCTCTTCGCCTACAGCCCCAGATACAGGGTGATTTTGAAGGCGGTGGCGCTCGGCTATTCAAGGTGGAAGGACATAAAGGACTACGTCACGCTGAAGCTGGGCTACGTGAACGACTCGAACTTTTCGGCCCTGCTAGAAAACCTCGTGAAGTCGGGCTACGTGGAGAAAAGGGAAGGAAGGTACACCATCCCCGACCCCGTCCTGGAGAGGGTCTTCCGGGAGCTTTGA